Proteins encoded within one genomic window of Oncorhynchus keta strain PuntledgeMale-10-30-2019 chromosome 12, Oket_V2, whole genome shotgun sequence:
- the LOC118391376 gene encoding protocadherin alpha-C2-like isoform X2, whose translation MALSIATEWTRCVTVLFVFSAMWGIALSINRYSIPEEMQEGSVVANLATDLGLDLRTLITRKAKLDIIHRNKYLDINKETGDLFILEKIDREYICSSKTTSCFLKMDVIFENPIRIFNIELEIMDINDNAPVFRRETMHLDISESTAAGERFSLTNAVDADVGANSIKTYYLSESKSFIIDIQTGSDGSKYVDLVLNSNLDREEQAVHNLILTAVDGGVPARSGTASIIVRVLDINDNAPFFNQPIYAINVTENSPIGTLVMTLNATDLDEGTNAEMIYSYTLYTSEKTQEKFSLNSNTGEIKVKDVIDFEESHSFDIYIQARDQGSNSLSGDCKIMIFITDLNDNYPEVTIKSFKSTLKEDVAIGTLIAVISISDRDSGDNGEVELTLNQQTSLPFVLNKSSEDYFALHVSEPLDRETIPRYEITFIVTDKGTPRLSDNETITLEILDVNDNSPIFPQSFYTIHVVENNVPGALLTSLSAFDPDLHENQYLVYFIMEKEIINTSMSMLFSINPENGNLYALKTFDFEREREFLFHIEARDSGAPPLNSNVTVHIIILDQNDNTPLIVSPWRAQGSVIEEVIPRSTDKGFLVAKVIAIDADSLQNSRVTYQLLQISDSSLFSLDQYNGEIRTTRMFSYRDPRHQRLVVVAKDNGDPALSATVTIKISTVEHMVTPFSETTELPLEYDLFTDLNLYLVIGLGSVSFLLLITILVVIVLKCQKPKPLKMPPAMNMNLNSLNRNSMISRNSIISQRSSTIADSTLISSDAYWYSLFLAETRKGKVVVRQPIVPKGAGYFVSSIPRSTGPTETSDSRASTLQYSK comes from the exons ATGGCGCTTTCCATTGCAACTGAATGGACAAGGTGCGTCACCGTTCTCTTTGTATTCAGCGCGATGTGGGGAATTGCTTTGTCCATTAATCGCTACTCTATTCCCGAGGAAATGCAAGAGGGTTCCGTTGTTGCAAACCTGGCTACAGATTTGGGACTTGACCTTCGCACTCTGATAACACGCAAGGCAAAGCTTGACATCATCCACAGAAACAAATATTTGGACATTAACAAAGAAACGGGAGACCTGTTCATACTTGAAAAGATAGATAGGGAATATATATGCTCGAGCAAGACAACGTCTTGTTTTCTGAAAATGGATGTCATATTTGAAAATCCCATTCGAATTTTTAACATTGAGCTTGAAATTATGGACATAAATGACAATGCACCGGTCTTTCGAAGGGAGACCATGCACTTGGATATTTCAGAATCTACCGCTGCAGGAGAGAGATTCTCTTTGACAAATGCTGTGGATGCAGATGTCGGTGCGAATTCTATTAAGACTTACTATTTAAGCGAAAGCAAGTCTTTTATAATTGACATACAGACGGGAAGCGATGGATCTAAATACGTAGATTTGGTTCTCAACAGTAATttagacagagaggaacaggcgGTTCATAATTTAATACTAACCGCTGTAGATGGCGGGGTCCCTGCACGCTCAGGCACAGCCAGTATCATCGTTAGGGTTCTGGATATCAATGACAACGCCCCTTTTTTTAACCAGCCGATATATGCTATTAATGTAACTGAGAACTCCCCAATTGGAACTCTAGTAATGACCTTGAACGCAACAGACTTGGACGAGGGCACTAACGCAGAGATGATATATTCATACACGTTATATACATCCGAGAAGACACAAGAAAAGTTCTCTCTAAATTCGAATACAGGGGAAATAAAGGTTAAGGATGTGATTGATTTTGAGGAGAGCCACAGTTTCGATATATATATTCAAGCCAGAGACCAAGGATCTAATTCGTTATCCGGAGATTGTAAAATAATGATATTTATTACCGATCTGAATGACAACTATCCCGAGGTTACCATTAAATCTTTTAAAAGTACGCTCAAGGAAGATGTTGCCATAGGAACATTAATAGCAGTGATCAGTATAAGCGACAGGGACTCTGGGGACAACGGTGAAGTTGAGCTCACTTTGAACCAACAAACATCCCTACCTTTCGTTCTTAATAAGTCTTCGGAGGATTATTTTGCTCTGCATGTTTCAGAACCACTGGACCGTGAGACAATTCCAAGATATGAAATCACTTTCATAGTCACAGACAAAGGAACACCTCGCTTATCTGACAATGAGACAATCACCTTGGAGATACTGGATGTCAACGATAACTCGCCAATATTCCCCCAGTCGTTCTACACAATCCATGTTGTGGAGAACAACGTCCCCGGCGCACTGTTGACGTCACTCAGTGCTTTCGACCCGGACCTCCATGAGAACCAGTATCTGGTGTATTTTATCATGGAGAAGGAGATCATTAACACATCTATGTCCATGCTTTTCTCTATTAATCCAGAGAATGGCAACCTTTACGCTCTGAAGACCTTTGActttgagagggagagggagttccTTTTCCACATAGAGGCCAGAGACTCTGGGGCACCTCCACTGAACAGCAATGTGACAGTTCACATCATCATTTTGGATCAGAATGACAACACCCCGCTCATAGTGTCACCTTGGCGTGCGCAGGGCTCGGTTATTGAAGAGGTGATACCGAGGTCCACTGATAAAGGATTCCTAGTTGCCAAAGTAATCGCCATTGACGCAGACTCATTACAGAATTCACGGGTCACATATCAGCTTCTACAGATCAGTGACTCTAGCCTCTTCAGTCTAGATCAATACAATGGGGAGATCCGTACCACAAGAATGTTCAGCTATAGGGACCCCCGTCATCAGAGGCTGGTTGTTGTCGCCAAAGACAATGGAGACCCTGCTCTTTCCGCTACAGTCACCATCAAGATATCAACAGTAGAACACATGGTGACACCATTCTCAGAAACTACTGAGTTGCCTTTGGAATATGACTTGTTCACAGACTTAAATCTGTATTTGGTCATTGGTTTGGGCTCAGTATCCTTTCTGCTATTGATCACCATATTGGTGGTCATCGTTCTGAAGTGTCAGAAACCGAAGCCCTTGAAGATGCCTCCTGCTATGAATATGAATCTGAACAGTCTAAATAGGAACAGTATGATCAGCAGAAACAGTATCATCAGCCAGAGGAGCTCTACCATAGCCGATTCCACCCTAATCTCCAGTGATGCCTACTGGTACAGCCTGTTTCTAGCAGAAACCAGGAAAGGCAAGGTGGTTGTCAGACAGCCTATAGTACCGAAGGGAGCAGGCTACTTTGTGTCCAGTATACCCAGAAGCACAGGGCCTACAGAGACCAGCGACTCAAGAGCATCCACGCTACAG TACTCAAAATGA
- the LOC118391376 gene encoding protocadherin alpha-C2-like isoform X1 yields the protein MALSIATEWTRCVTVLFVFSAMWGIALSINRYSIPEEMQEGSVVANLATDLGLDLRTLITRKAKLDIIHRNKYLDINKETGDLFILEKIDREYICSSKTTSCFLKMDVIFENPIRIFNIELEIMDINDNAPVFRRETMHLDISESTAAGERFSLTNAVDADVGANSIKTYYLSESKSFIIDIQTGSDGSKYVDLVLNSNLDREEQAVHNLILTAVDGGVPARSGTASIIVRVLDINDNAPFFNQPIYAINVTENSPIGTLVMTLNATDLDEGTNAEMIYSYTLYTSEKTQEKFSLNSNTGEIKVKDVIDFEESHSFDIYIQARDQGSNSLSGDCKIMIFITDLNDNYPEVTIKSFKSTLKEDVAIGTLIAVISISDRDSGDNGEVELTLNQQTSLPFVLNKSSEDYFALHVSEPLDRETIPRYEITFIVTDKGTPRLSDNETITLEILDVNDNSPIFPQSFYTIHVVENNVPGALLTSLSAFDPDLHENQYLVYFIMEKEIINTSMSMLFSINPENGNLYALKTFDFEREREFLFHIEARDSGAPPLNSNVTVHIIILDQNDNTPLIVSPWRAQGSVIEEVIPRSTDKGFLVAKVIAIDADSLQNSRVTYQLLQISDSSLFSLDQYNGEIRTTRMFSYRDPRHQRLVVVAKDNGDPALSATVTIKISTVEHMVTPFSETTELPLEYDLFTDLNLYLVIGLGSVSFLLLITILVVIVLKCQKPKPLKMPPAMNMNLNSLNRNSMISRNSIISQRSSTIADSTLISSDAYWYSLFLAETRKGKVVVRQPIVPKGAGYFVSSIPRSTGPTETSDSRASTLQDSRASSDLP from the exons ATGGCGCTTTCCATTGCAACTGAATGGACAAGGTGCGTCACCGTTCTCTTTGTATTCAGCGCGATGTGGGGAATTGCTTTGTCCATTAATCGCTACTCTATTCCCGAGGAAATGCAAGAGGGTTCCGTTGTTGCAAACCTGGCTACAGATTTGGGACTTGACCTTCGCACTCTGATAACACGCAAGGCAAAGCTTGACATCATCCACAGAAACAAATATTTGGACATTAACAAAGAAACGGGAGACCTGTTCATACTTGAAAAGATAGATAGGGAATATATATGCTCGAGCAAGACAACGTCTTGTTTTCTGAAAATGGATGTCATATTTGAAAATCCCATTCGAATTTTTAACATTGAGCTTGAAATTATGGACATAAATGACAATGCACCGGTCTTTCGAAGGGAGACCATGCACTTGGATATTTCAGAATCTACCGCTGCAGGAGAGAGATTCTCTTTGACAAATGCTGTGGATGCAGATGTCGGTGCGAATTCTATTAAGACTTACTATTTAAGCGAAAGCAAGTCTTTTATAATTGACATACAGACGGGAAGCGATGGATCTAAATACGTAGATTTGGTTCTCAACAGTAATttagacagagaggaacaggcgGTTCATAATTTAATACTAACCGCTGTAGATGGCGGGGTCCCTGCACGCTCAGGCACAGCCAGTATCATCGTTAGGGTTCTGGATATCAATGACAACGCCCCTTTTTTTAACCAGCCGATATATGCTATTAATGTAACTGAGAACTCCCCAATTGGAACTCTAGTAATGACCTTGAACGCAACAGACTTGGACGAGGGCACTAACGCAGAGATGATATATTCATACACGTTATATACATCCGAGAAGACACAAGAAAAGTTCTCTCTAAATTCGAATACAGGGGAAATAAAGGTTAAGGATGTGATTGATTTTGAGGAGAGCCACAGTTTCGATATATATATTCAAGCCAGAGACCAAGGATCTAATTCGTTATCCGGAGATTGTAAAATAATGATATTTATTACCGATCTGAATGACAACTATCCCGAGGTTACCATTAAATCTTTTAAAAGTACGCTCAAGGAAGATGTTGCCATAGGAACATTAATAGCAGTGATCAGTATAAGCGACAGGGACTCTGGGGACAACGGTGAAGTTGAGCTCACTTTGAACCAACAAACATCCCTACCTTTCGTTCTTAATAAGTCTTCGGAGGATTATTTTGCTCTGCATGTTTCAGAACCACTGGACCGTGAGACAATTCCAAGATATGAAATCACTTTCATAGTCACAGACAAAGGAACACCTCGCTTATCTGACAATGAGACAATCACCTTGGAGATACTGGATGTCAACGATAACTCGCCAATATTCCCCCAGTCGTTCTACACAATCCATGTTGTGGAGAACAACGTCCCCGGCGCACTGTTGACGTCACTCAGTGCTTTCGACCCGGACCTCCATGAGAACCAGTATCTGGTGTATTTTATCATGGAGAAGGAGATCATTAACACATCTATGTCCATGCTTTTCTCTATTAATCCAGAGAATGGCAACCTTTACGCTCTGAAGACCTTTGActttgagagggagagggagttccTTTTCCACATAGAGGCCAGAGACTCTGGGGCACCTCCACTGAACAGCAATGTGACAGTTCACATCATCATTTTGGATCAGAATGACAACACCCCGCTCATAGTGTCACCTTGGCGTGCGCAGGGCTCGGTTATTGAAGAGGTGATACCGAGGTCCACTGATAAAGGATTCCTAGTTGCCAAAGTAATCGCCATTGACGCAGACTCATTACAGAATTCACGGGTCACATATCAGCTTCTACAGATCAGTGACTCTAGCCTCTTCAGTCTAGATCAATACAATGGGGAGATCCGTACCACAAGAATGTTCAGCTATAGGGACCCCCGTCATCAGAGGCTGGTTGTTGTCGCCAAAGACAATGGAGACCCTGCTCTTTCCGCTACAGTCACCATCAAGATATCAACAGTAGAACACATGGTGACACCATTCTCAGAAACTACTGAGTTGCCTTTGGAATATGACTTGTTCACAGACTTAAATCTGTATTTGGTCATTGGTTTGGGCTCAGTATCCTTTCTGCTATTGATCACCATATTGGTGGTCATCGTTCTGAAGTGTCAGAAACCGAAGCCCTTGAAGATGCCTCCTGCTATGAATATGAATCTGAACAGTCTAAATAGGAACAGTATGATCAGCAGAAACAGTATCATCAGCCAGAGGAGCTCTACCATAGCCGATTCCACCCTAATCTCCAGTGATGCCTACTGGTACAGCCTGTTTCTAGCAGAAACCAGGAAAGGCAAGGTGGTTGTCAGACAGCCTATAGTACCGAAGGGAGCAGGCTACTTTGTGTCCAGTATACCCAGAAGCACAGGGCCTACAGAGACCAGCGACTCAAGAGCATCCACGCTACAG GATTCCAGGGCCAGCAGTGACCTGCCATGA